Proteins from a genomic interval of Lycium ferocissimum isolate CSIRO_LF1 chromosome 2, AGI_CSIRO_Lferr_CH_V1, whole genome shotgun sequence:
- the LOC132047622 gene encoding protein ROOT PRIMORDIUM DEFECTIVE 1-like, with amino-acid sequence MDKYKNLFKVISIQDLILGTTTTTNAVSIDFLNRLSQRLHLNRGATHFLRKYPHIFHIFHHPTKLQPYSTLTQTALNITHQEAAAINADLQVVVDRLVRLLSMSLTKELPLRAIFKVFRELGLPDDFEDSVILKRSDLFAVLDSGNEPNTHVLKLVGDVEKGELVAAVDDWRVMECCKEDCGVDRNEILYSFKHSYPPGMKLRRNFKAKVKEWQRLKYVGPYEAVEIREKRKKSKIGMMEMEKRAVGIVHEFLSLTVEKMVEVEKISHFRKWFGIDLNIRDLFLDHPGIFYLSTKGYRHTVFLREAYERGCLIEPNPVYEARRKLLDLVILGRRGLSRGHSEPTGVSQGEDGGIEEVKTDSDED; translated from the coding sequence ATGGACAAATACAAAAACCTCTTTAAAGTCATCTCAATTCAAGACCTCATCCTCGGCACCACAACCACCACTAACGCCGTCTCCATCGACTTCCTCAACCGTTTATCCCAACGCCTCCATCTCAACCGTGGTGCCACTCATTTCCTCCGTAAATACCCACACATTTTCCACATTTTCCATCACCCCACAAAACTACAACCTTATTCTACACTCACACAAACTGCACTTAATATCACTCATCAAGAAGCTGCAGCTATTAATGCTGATTTGCAAGTTGTGGTTGACCGTTTAGTTCGTTTGTTGTCGATGTCGTTGACTAAAGAATTGCCCCTTAGAGCTATTTTTAAGGTTTTTAGGGAACTTGGTTTGCCTGATGATTTTGAGGATAGTGTAATCTTGAAAAGATCTGATCTTTTTGCGGTTCTTGATAGTGGGAATGAACCAAACACTCATGTGTTGAAACTTGTTGGGGATGTAGAGAAGGGGGAGTTAGTTGCAGCTGTTGATGATTGGAGAGTAATGGAATGTTGTAAAGAGGATTGTGGGGTTGATAGGAATGAGATTTTGTATAGTTTTAAGCATAGTTACCCACCAGGGATGAAGTTGAGGAGGAATTTTAAGGCAAAGGTTAAGGAATGGCAACGGTTGAAGTATGTAGGGCCGTATGAGGCGGTGGAGATTCgagagaagaggaagaagagtaaGATTGGGATGATGGAGATGGAGAAGAGGGCGGTTGGGATTGTGCATGAGTTTTTGAGTTTGACGGTTGAGAAAATGGTCGAGGTAGAGAAGATTAGTCATTTTAGGAAGTGGTTTGGGAttgatttgaatataagggaCTTGTTTTTGGATCATCCAGGGATATTTTATCTGTCGACGAAAGGGTATAGACATACAGTGTTTTTAAGGGAGGCTTATGAAAGGGGATGTTTGATTGAACCAAATCCAGTGTATGAGGCTAGAAGGAAGCTTCTTGATCTTGTTATTTTGGGACGACGTGGGTTGTCTAGAGGTCATTCTGAGCCAACGGGTGTGAGCCAGGGTGAAGACGGTGGTATTGAAGAGGTGAAGACTGATTCAGATGAAGATTGA
- the LOC132038988 gene encoding F-box/FBD/LRR-repeat protein At1g13570-like: MPSKGRNHCQSLPSNVLSDLPDNVIDVILMCLPCKDAIRTSILSKKWRYNWCRRTEFTVDVSHWKTQKDLLYPTVKFIKIIYPLLTLHEGPITKFTLDMDILKSCPEIDNFIYFLSRNGIQHLFLRFPRYNGLYKLSSSLFTCSQLRHLTLHNCSIHPPSAFKGFDWLISLKLCRVTISPEWLGSLISHCPLLERLELEELMSEVINIIDINAPMLRYFDFHGSIKSVCLKNVPLLTELALMGARSPMEAKNFDLAKLFKSCSALEHLALHIHHSEFQEEEPSLVPTRLPFDLNHVKCFYLLDPMLEESYKLSCALCLIRSFPYLEYLEIRAVNDYDGGADLECLKMERFSDVTFNHLREVKLESGTISMPVMQLIKLLLAKSPVLVRILIRLEYPSAANERHDLRLKILAKVSNFLHASPKADVDVQYQIRFA; encoded by the exons ATGCCTTCTAAGGGAAGAAATCATTGTCAAAGTTTACCTTCTAACGTCCTTAGCGACCTTCCTGATAATGTAATCGATGTCATTCTGATGTGTTTGCCTTGTAAAGATGCTATAAGGACAAGCATCTTGTCGAAGAAATGGAGGTATAACTGGTGTAGACGTACAGAGTTCACAGTTGATGTATCTCATTGGAAAACTCAAAAGGATTTACTATACCCTACAGTTAAATTTATAAAGATTATCTACCCGCTTTTGACTCTTCATGAAGGACCCATTACTAAGTTTACCCTCGACATGGATATTTTGAAAAGCTGTCCTGAGATTGACAACTTCATATATTTCCTCTCTAGGAATGGCATTCAACATCTTTTTCTTCGCTTTCCACGGTATAATGGACTATACAAATTGTCTTCTTCACTTTTCACTTGTTCGCAGCTGAGGCATCTAACTCTTCATAATTGTTCAATACATCCTCCATCGGCTTTTAAAGGATTTGATTGGTTAATTAGCCTGAAACTGTGTAGAGTCACAATTTCCCCAGAATGGCTCGGAAGTTTAATATCTCATTGCCCGTTGCTTGAGCGGTTGGAGCTGGAGGAACTGATGTCAGAAGTTATAAACATAATTGATATTAATGCCCCCATGCTAAGGTACTTTGATTTCCATGGCAGTATAAAGTCTGTCTGCCTAAAGAACGTCCCTCTTCTGACAGAATTAGCTCTGATGGGTGCTCGTTCTCCCATGGAGGCAAAGAATTTTGATTTGGCAAAGCTTTTCAAGTCTTGTTCTGCTCTTGAGCACCTTGCGTTACACATCCATCATTCCGAG TTCCAAGAAGAAGAACCAAGTTTAGTACCAACAAGGCTTCCCTTTGATCTTAATCATGTCAAATGTTTCTACCTGCTTGATCCTATGCTGGAGGAATCATATAAGCTCTCATGTGCTCTTTGCTTGATAAGAAGCTTCCCATATTTAGAATATCTCGAAATTAGG GCGGTGAATGATTATGATGGTGGTGCTGATCTTGAATGTCTCAAAATGGAACGTTTCTCAGATGTGACATTTAATCACCTCAGGGAAGTTAAGCTAGAAAGTGGTACAATATCAATGCCTGTGATGCAACTTATCAAGCTTTTGTTAGCCAAGTCTCCAGTGTTGGTGAGAATACTTATCAGGCTAGAATATCCATCTGCTGCTAATGAACGTCATGACTTAAGATTAAAAATACTCGCTAAGGTATCAAATTTTTTGCATGCATCACCTAAAGCAGATGTTGATGTACAATATCAAATACGTTTTGCCTAG
- the LOC132039062 gene encoding protein ROOT PRIMORDIUM DEFECTIVE 1-like, with translation MLTHLLQKLNHKPPTITTILLRHKTTSSEYVSSRNRDPTFEKLMDKYKNLFKVISIQDLILGTTTTTNAVSIDFLNRLSQRLHLNRGATHFLRKYPHIFHIFHHPTKLQPYSTLTQTALNITHQEAAAINADLQVVVDRLVRLLSMSLTKELPLRAIFKVFRELGLPDDFEDSVILKRSDLFAVLDSGNEPNTHVLKLVGDVEKGELVAAVDDWRVMECCKEDCGVDRNEILYSFKHSYPPGMKLRRNFKAKVKEWQRLKYVGPYEAVEIREKRKKSKIGMMEMEKRAVGIVHEFLSLTVEKMVEVEKISHFRKWFGIDLNIRDLFLDHPGIFYLSTKGYRHTVFLREAYERGCLIEPNPVYEARRKLLDLVILGRRGLSRGHSEPTGVSQGEDGGIEEVKTDSDED, from the coding sequence ATGCTGACTCATCTCCTCCAAAAACTAAACCACAAACCACCCACCATCACCACCATCCTCCTCCGCCATAAAACCACTTCATCCGAATACGTATCTTCAAGAAACCGTGACCCAACTTTCGAAAAACTAATGGACAAATACAAAAACCTCTTTAAAGTCATCTCAATTCAAGACCTCATCCTCGGCACCACAACCACCACTAACGCCGTCTCCATCGACTTCCTCAACCGTTTATCCCAACGCCTCCATCTCAACCGTGGTGCCACTCATTTCCTCCGTAAATACCCACACATTTTCCACATTTTCCATCACCCCACAAAACTACAACCTTATTCTACACTCACACAAACTGCACTTAATATCACTCATCAAGAAGCTGCAGCTATTAATGCTGATTTGCAAGTTGTGGTTGACCGTTTAGTTCGTTTGTTGTCGATGTCGTTGACTAAAGAATTGCCCCTTAGAGCTATTTTTAAGGTTTTTAGGGAACTTGGTTTGCCTGATGATTTTGAGGATAGTGTAATCTTGAAAAGATCTGATCTTTTTGCGGTTCTTGATAGTGGGAATGAACCAAACACTCATGTGTTGAAACTTGTTGGGGATGTAGAGAAGGGGGAGTTAGTTGCAGCTGTTGATGATTGGAGAGTAATGGAATGTTGTAAAGAGGATTGTGGGGTTGATAGGAATGAGATTTTGTATAGTTTTAAGCATAGTTACCCACCAGGGATGAAGTTGAGGAGGAATTTTAAGGCAAAGGTTAAGGAATGGCAACGGTTGAAGTATGTAGGGCCGTATGAGGCGGTGGAGATTCgagagaagaggaagaagagtaaGATTGGGATGATGGAGATGGAGAAGAGGGCGGTTGGGATTGTGCATGAGTTTTTGAGTTTGACGGTTGAGAAAATGGTCGAGGTAGAGAAGATTAGTCATTTTAGGAAGTGGTTTGGGAttgatttgaatataagggaCTTGTTTTTGGATCATCCAGGGATATTTTATCTGTCGACGAAAGGGTATAGACATACAGTGTTTTTAAGGGAGGCTTATGAAAGGGGATGTTTGATTGAACCAAATCCAGTGTATGAGGCTAGAAGGAAGCTTCTTGATCTTGTTATTTTGGGACGACGTGGGTTGTCTAGAGGTCATTCTGAGCCAACGGGTGTGAGCCAGGGTGAAGACGGTGGTATTGAAGAGGTGAAGACTGATTCAGATGAAGATTGA
- the LOC132048093 gene encoding uncharacterized protein LOC132048093 produces MYSNFPALLFFCLSIFLEVVSKGKMEQAKEELEILETQHPNKFEYLKLELRSFISLLESHYSESVPSSSYVATQESSSNRKRKNGSFGSPEEPKKKLQRVVQESVGCTKRSRIDVVMERAQACLQKIQQFKTSN; encoded by the exons ATGTATTCGAACTTTCCAGCTTTACTCTTCTTTTGTCTTTCCATTTTCCTGGAAGTTGTAAGCAAAGGAAAAATGGAACAAGCTAAGGAAGAActggaaattttggaaactcAGCATCCAAACAAGTTTGAATATCTCAAGTTGGAACTAAGATCCTTCATCTCTCTTCTTGAATCTCACTACTCTGAATCTGTTCCTTCTTCTTCCTATGTTGCTACTCAAG AGTCATCAAGCAACAGGAAGAGGAAAAATGGAAGCTTTGGTAGTCCAGAAGAACCTAAGAAGAAACTGCAAAGGGTAGTGCAGGAATCTGTGGGTTGTACCAAGAGGAGTAGGATTGATGTTGTCATGGAGAGGGCTCAGGCATGTCTTCAGAAAATTCAACAATTCAAAACCAGTAACTAG